A genomic segment from Chitinophaga flava encodes:
- a CDS encoding MBL fold metallo-hydrolase RNA specificity domain-containing protein, which yields MKIAFHGAARTVTGSKHLITLKNGKKILLDCGMFQGMGAETDDMNRDFGFEPSEITYMVLSHAHIDHSGLIPRLVKMGYNGHIFCTPGTRDMTEILLLDSAEIQEDDVKFTNKKRANEGKPYVLPLYTLEDAKNAIRFLKPMDYNTWTNIDPDVQLMFTDAGHIVGAASVHLRITENGKTEQISFSGDIGRYNDAILKSPATFPQADYILIESTYGSTLHADAAPSDAELLRYIRETCVEKRGKLIIPAFSVGRTQELLYALNKAQLNGTLPAVEIFVDSPLSTEATAVTKSHPEVFNREVSDLLKRDDDPFDFPGLHYVKSVDESKNLNFRREPCVIISASGMAEAGRVKHHIANNIDEERNTILIVGYCEPQSLGGRLMRGAKEVSIYGTRYEVKAEVGVIRSMSAHGDYEDLSQWLACQNPAEVKKLFLVHGEYDVQTIFKNWLLKKGFLDIEIPERHYEIGLK from the coding sequence ATGAAAATAGCATTTCATGGTGCGGCCCGCACTGTTACCGGCTCTAAGCACCTCATCACATTAAAAAATGGCAAAAAGATTCTGTTGGATTGTGGAATGTTTCAAGGCATGGGTGCTGAAACAGACGATATGAACAGAGACTTCGGCTTTGAACCTTCAGAGATCACCTACATGGTACTTTCACATGCCCATATCGATCACTCCGGCCTTATTCCCCGACTGGTAAAAATGGGCTACAACGGGCATATCTTCTGCACACCAGGCACCCGCGACATGACCGAAATCCTGCTGCTCGATTCTGCCGAAATACAGGAAGATGATGTGAAGTTCACCAATAAAAAAAGGGCAAACGAAGGCAAACCATATGTGTTGCCATTATACACCCTCGAAGACGCCAAAAATGCTATCCGTTTCCTCAAACCCATGGACTACAATACATGGACCAATATTGACCCCGATGTACAACTGATGTTCACCGATGCCGGCCACATTGTAGGCGCTGCCTCTGTACACCTGCGTATCACCGAAAACGGTAAAACAGAACAGATCTCCTTCAGCGGAGATATAGGCCGGTATAATGATGCCATCCTGAAATCACCCGCCACTTTTCCACAGGCTGATTATATACTCATCGAATCTACCTACGGCAGCACCCTCCATGCCGATGCCGCCCCTTCAGATGCAGAGCTGTTACGGTATATCCGTGAAACCTGCGTCGAAAAAAGAGGTAAGCTGATTATCCCCGCTTTCAGCGTAGGCCGTACCCAGGAACTGCTCTATGCACTCAATAAAGCACAGCTCAACGGTACACTGCCTGCTGTCGAAATCTTTGTAGACAGCCCGTTATCCACCGAAGCTACAGCCGTTACCAAATCACATCCTGAAGTATTTAACCGTGAGGTCTCCGATCTGTTGAAAAGAGACGACGACCCCTTTGATTTCCCGGGATTGCATTATGTAAAATCTGTGGATGAATCCAAAAACCTCAACTTCCGCAGGGAACCTTGCGTGATCATCTCCGCATCTGGTATGGCGGAAGCAGGCCGCGTTAAACATCATATTGCCAATAATATCGATGAAGAACGTAACACCATCCTGATCGTTGGCTATTGCGAGCCGCAATCCCTTGGCGGACGCCTGATGCGGGGCGCCAAAGAGGTATCTATCTATGGTACCCGCTACGAAGTAAAGGCTGAAGTAGGTGTCATCCGCTCTATGAGTGCCCATGGCGACTACGAAGACCTCAGCCAGTGGCTGGCATGCCAGAACCCTGCTGAGGTAAAAAAATTATTCCTGGTTCACGGAGAGTATGATGTACAAACCATCTTTAAAAACTGGCTACTCAAAAAAGGTTTCCTGGATATAGAAATTCCGGAAAGACATTACGAGATAGGACTGAAATAA